CTTTGCGTAGGCATTCAGTTCGGTTCTCTGATGGCTGAACAGCGCCAGAACCGGGGCCGCGCCAATCTTCAACAGGGCGAAAAAAGTGATGTATAACTCGGCCACATTGCCCAGTTGTACCAGCGCAGTCTCGCCCGCGTTAATCCCCTGACGACGCAGACTGCAGGCCAGATTCTCTGAGGCTTGATTGAGTTGGCGATAGCTCAGGTGACGCTCGCCCTCAATCACCGCCGTTTTATCGCTCTGCGCATGGCGGGTCAGAATGTCCGTTAAGGGCAAATCCTGCCAGTACCCTTTTTCACGGTAGCGACGGGCAAATTCGTCTGGCCACCGGGTGAAAGGAATGCTCATCATTGCTCCTTAATGCAGTCCGAACACATTCAACATGGTGGAAAGTTTCGTGCCCGTTTCACGCCACTCCGCAATTGGGGAGGAGGCAGGCACAATTCCCGCGCCCGCAAAGAAGCGCACCTGATTCTGGCGTAACGTCGCGCAGCGGATCGTCACAACCCATTCGCCGTTGCCTTCGGCATCACACCAGCCGACGATGCCGCCAAACAATTCACGGTCAAACGGTTCAAGTTCCGCGATCCACTTTTTCGCGACCTGATGCGGGAAACCGCTCAACGCCGGGGTTGGATGAAGCAGACATGCCAGCGTAAGGGCGTTCTCCTGGGCGTTCGCTTTGCCCTCAAACGGCGTGCCAAGGTGCCACAGCGTGGGGGTGGCTACCAGTTGCGGGGAGGACGGAAGCTGCAATTCGCGGCTGCGATCGCGCAGCACTACTTTCATTGCCTGAGTGACCAGGTCGTGTTCATGACGGTCTTTTTCAGACGCCAGCAGACGATTACCCGCCTCTCTGTCCAGCACATCATCAGGCTGGCGGCGAGCCGACCCAGCCAACGGCAGAGAACTGAAATGATCGCCCTCTTTACGCAGCAGTAATTCCGGGCTGGCACCGAGCAACACCCCGCCGTCTTCCAGCGGGACATGGAAGTTGTAACTAACAGGGTTCTGCGCTACGAGGCGTTCCAGCAAGGCTCCGCTATCGATATTGTCGTCGGTGGTGATATCAATCAGACGCGACAACACCACTTTGTCAACTTCCGGCGTCG
This Citrobacter enshiensis DNA region includes the following protein-coding sequences:
- the entC gene encoding isochorismate synthase EntC codes for the protein MDTSLAEDVQQKMATLAPDHFFFMSPYRSFTTSGCFARFDEPAVDGDSPDSPFQQKLHALFARAKSQGIKNPVMVGAIPFDTRQPSSLFIPESWQTFSRPAKQQSSRYFTEYPSLNVVARKAIPEQDDFEEMVAKAAALTATPEVDKVVLSRLIDITTDDNIDSGALLERLVAQNPVSYNFHVPLEDGGVLLGASPELLLRKEGDHFSSLPLAGSARRQPDDVLDREAGNRLLASEKDRHEHDLVTQAMKVVLRDRSRELQLPSSPQLVATPTLWHLGTPFEGKANAQENALTLACLLHPTPALSGFPHQVAKKWIAELEPFDRELFGGIVGWCDAEGNGEWVVTIRCATLRQNQVRFFAGAGIVPASSPIAEWRETGTKLSTMLNVFGLH